From the Lysinibacillus fusiformis genome, the window CATCTGTAAACTGGATCTCTCCCTCTATCTCAAATTCTCGTTCATAATCCTTTAAGATATGAGCAGCAAACACCAAATGTTCTTTATATAAAATCCTTTGGGCATCCAATTTAATCGCTATTTCAGGGAAATCCTCAACAACTTCTCCTACAATATAACCCTCATACGGTTGGTTGTCTCTTTCCTTAAACATCTTTGCAAACTCAACCATTTGCTCGTCCATTAACTCGCCACCTCCAATGACAGTTTCATCATGTGAATGCCTTTATTAGAGGTGTGATTCACCGTTTTAATGAAATAGCGTCCTATTAAGCCAGTTATAGGCTCATTAATAACTAATACACGACCTGCGCGAGCTTCGTCATTTCCAATCAGCTCTATTTCACCTGTTTCAACAATTTTGTTTAATTCTTTCAACATTTTACTGGCGATATTTTTAGCCTGGGCAACATCTTTTTTCCCTACT encodes:
- a CDS encoding DUF2577 family protein — its product is MDEQMVEFAKMFKERDNQPYEGYIVGEVVEDFPEIAIKLDAQRILYKEHLVFAAHILKDYEREFEIEGEIQFTDENCGETNVVSLHSHSIQSLNVDSQTLKAKGKIKWTDTIKKTDLVILVPNADHQKYIVIDKAVTFDVS